From Brevibacillus marinus, a single genomic window includes:
- the spo0A gene encoding sporulation transcription factor Spo0A — protein sequence MSKIDVVLADDNREFVTLLEEYINSQHDMHVTGVAYNGNDVLKVLQEQVPDVLILDIIMPHLDGLAVLEHLQEMKLSPSPKIIMLTAFGQEEVTKKAVELGASYYILKPFDMDVLAQRIRQMISLNQPTFVSTVKSQPAAVKSRNLDASITSIIHEIGVPAHIKGYLYLREAITMVYNDVELLGSITKVLYPDIAKKFNTTASRVERAIRHAIEVAWSRGNLDSISSLFGYTISNTKAKPTNSEFIAMVADKLRIEAKIS from the coding sequence TTGAGCAAGATTGATGTTGTATTGGCCGATGACAATCGAGAGTTCGTCACACTGTTGGAGGAGTACATCAACAGTCAGCACGACATGCACGTGACCGGCGTCGCCTACAATGGCAACGACGTCCTCAAGGTCCTGCAGGAACAGGTTCCCGATGTCCTGATTTTGGACATTATTATGCCCCATCTTGACGGGCTTGCCGTGTTGGAGCACTTGCAGGAGATGAAGCTGTCCCCTTCGCCGAAAATCATCATGCTGACCGCCTTCGGTCAGGAGGAGGTAACGAAGAAAGCGGTTGAATTGGGAGCTTCGTACTACATCTTAAAACCGTTTGACATGGATGTGCTGGCACAGCGGATTCGCCAGATGATCAGTCTGAATCAGCCGACCTTTGTCTCGACCGTCAAGAGTCAGCCCGCCGCTGTGAAAAGCCGGAATCTGGACGCCAGCATCACCAGCATCATTCACGAAATCGGCGTTCCCGCGCACATCAAAGGCTATCTGTACCTGCGCGAGGCGATCACGATGGTATACAACGACGTGGAACTGCTGGGGTCGATCACCAAGGTCCTGTACCCGGACATCGCCAAGAAGTTCAACACCACCGCGAGCCGCGTGGAGCGGGCGATCCGCCACGCGATTGAAGTCGCCTGGTCCCGCGGCAACCTCGACTCCATCTCCAGCCTGTTCGGCTACACCATCTCCAACACCAAGGCCAAGCCGACCAACTCCGAGTTCATCGCGATGGTCGCCGACAAACTGCGGATTGAGGCAAAGATCAGTTAA
- a CDS encoding NAD(+)/NADH kinase, with protein sequence MKRIGITANRGKAEARIVARELLHLLEAKGAQVVLDESMAHILGRPELACPVHQFHERAELLCVLGGDGTLLGIARQLAGHALPILGINLGTLGFLSEAEPDNLQVAAESLLSGAYDVERRMMLEATLYRQGKALATYTAMNDIGIAKGSFCRIIQCAVYLDEHYVATFNGDGVIISSPTGSTAYSLSAGGPIVAPNVEVLLLTPVAPHSLTARPMVFSADQVIRVEVDAVHREMGLSIDGQFGYRLEGGDVICVKRSPHVTPLIKWKGSSFFEVIRSKLQGEWE encoded by the coding sequence GTGAAGAGAATCGGAATTACGGCAAACAGGGGGAAGGCGGAAGCGAGAATCGTCGCGCGCGAACTCCTCCACCTGTTGGAAGCGAAAGGCGCACAAGTCGTGCTGGACGAAAGCATGGCCCACATCCTGGGTCGCCCCGAGCTCGCTTGTCCAGTCCATCAGTTCCACGAAAGAGCGGAACTGCTTTGCGTCCTGGGAGGAGACGGGACGCTGCTCGGGATTGCCCGACAGCTGGCCGGCCATGCCCTGCCGATTCTCGGCATCAATCTGGGAACGCTGGGCTTTTTGTCGGAAGCGGAACCGGATAATTTGCAGGTTGCGGCGGAAAGCCTGCTGTCGGGTGCCTATGACGTGGAGCGGCGGATGATGCTGGAGGCGACCCTCTATCGCCAAGGAAAAGCGTTGGCCACGTATACCGCGATGAACGATATCGGGATCGCCAAAGGGTCGTTCTGCCGGATCATTCAATGCGCCGTCTATTTGGACGAGCATTACGTGGCCACATTTAACGGAGACGGCGTGATCATCTCCAGTCCGACCGGATCGACGGCGTATTCTCTGTCCGCCGGCGGTCCGATCGTCGCGCCCAACGTGGAAGTGCTGCTGTTGACGCCGGTCGCTCCCCATTCGCTGACCGCCCGACCGATGGTGTTTTCCGCGGATCAGGTGATCCGGGTAGAAGTGGACGCCGTGCATCGGGAAATGGGGTTGTCGATCGACGGGCAGTTTGGCTACCGCCTGGAAGGCGGGGACGTCATCTGCGTCAAACGATCCCCCCACGTAACCCCGCTGATCAAGTGGAAAGGCAGCAGCTTTTTTGAAGTGATTCGCAGCAAACTGCAAGGGGAATGGGAGTAG
- the spoIVB gene encoding SpoIVB peptidase — translation MIRQQRRKWMGSLLLLITALIVSSTPFQALASLPDELRLFEGSLAKWQFSMPVTGTLTNSNPDILHINGAEAKQVNVDLRKPLSIEPRKTGEAQLQLKWGGIPLKAVTVNVLPDIRVIPGGQSIGVKLQTAGVLVVGHHLVDTGKGKWSPGEKAGVHVGDMIIKMNDWYINDMNDVKKIVNEAGNKQQPLDLLVVRGKEKLNVTLTPAKDIKDNEFRLGLYIRDSAAGVGTLTFYEPKSGAYGALGHVISDVDTGQPIVVGDGQIVQASITSIEKGESGNPGEKFARFFNESHILGSITRNTPFGIFGKMKDRPQPSAHNTPIPVALAEEVEEGPAKILTVVDGQRVEEFAIEIVNVIKQHFPATKGMIIRVTDKRLLEKTGGIVQGMSGSPIIQNGKLVGAVTHVFVNDPTSGYGCYIEWMLQDAGIPLKKGQLKAG, via the coding sequence GTGATCCGACAACAGAGAAGAAAATGGATGGGAAGTTTGCTATTGCTCATCACCGCCCTGATCGTCAGTTCAACCCCGTTTCAAGCGTTGGCGTCGCTGCCGGATGAACTCCGCCTGTTTGAAGGGTCGCTGGCCAAGTGGCAGTTCTCCATGCCCGTTACCGGTACGCTAACCAACAGCAATCCCGATATTCTCCACATCAACGGCGCAGAGGCAAAGCAAGTCAACGTCGATTTGCGCAAGCCGCTCTCCATCGAACCCCGCAAGACGGGAGAGGCGCAGCTGCAGCTGAAGTGGGGAGGGATCCCCTTAAAAGCGGTAACGGTAAATGTCCTGCCCGACATCCGCGTCATTCCCGGCGGCCAGTCGATCGGAGTCAAACTGCAGACCGCGGGTGTATTGGTCGTCGGACATCACCTGGTCGACACCGGCAAAGGAAAGTGGTCGCCCGGAGAGAAGGCCGGCGTCCACGTGGGTGACATGATCATCAAAATGAACGATTGGTACATCAACGACATGAACGATGTCAAAAAAATCGTGAACGAAGCGGGCAACAAACAGCAGCCCCTGGATCTGCTGGTCGTCCGCGGCAAAGAGAAGCTGAACGTCACCTTGACACCGGCCAAAGACATCAAGGACAACGAATTCCGACTGGGTTTGTACATTCGCGATTCTGCCGCCGGAGTAGGGACCCTGACCTTTTACGAACCGAAATCAGGCGCTTACGGGGCATTGGGTCACGTCATCTCCGACGTTGACACCGGCCAGCCCATCGTCGTCGGCGATGGCCAGATCGTTCAAGCCAGCATTACCTCCATCGAGAAGGGGGAAAGCGGCAACCCCGGTGAAAAATTCGCCCGCTTTTTCAACGAAAGCCACATTCTTGGTTCCATCACCCGCAACACTCCATTTGGCATCTTCGGGAAAATGAAAGATCGCCCCCAACCGTCCGCCCACAACACACCGATCCCGGTCGCGCTGGCCGAAGAGGTAGAGGAAGGACCGGCAAAAATTCTCACCGTTGTCGACGGACAGCGCGTGGAAGAATTCGCGATCGAAATTGTCAACGTCATCAAGCAGCATTTTCCGGCAACCAAGGGGATGATTATTCGGGTGACGGACAAACGTCTGTTGGAGAAAACCGGCGGCATCGTCCAGGGAATGAGCGGCAGTCCGATTATCCAAAACGGCAAGCTGGTGGGTGCGGTCACCCACGTATTTGTCAACGACCCGACCTCCGGTTACGGCTGTTATATCGAGTGGATGCTGCAGGATGCGGGAATCCCGCTGAAAAAAGGTCAGCTCAAGGCAGGGTGA
- the dxs gene encoding 1-deoxy-D-xylulose-5-phosphate synthase, with the protein MLLETIHSPADLKKLRVAQLPQLAQEIREFLVKNLAATGGHLASNLGVVELTLVLHYLFESPKDKLIWDVGHQAYVHKILTGRSAQFPSLRQYKGLCGFPKMSESPHDVWETGHSSTSLSAAMGMATARDLKGETYHVVAVIGDGALTGGMAFEALNHIGDEGKNVIVILNDNEMSIAPNVGALHNYLGKLRTGHNYRRAKEELEHLLKAIPAVGGKLAHWAERLKDSLKYLLVSGILFEELGFTYIGPIDGHNIELLYDALRTASNTKGPILVHAITKKGKGYAPAEADSFKWHGIGTYKMESGEEIKAKSKAPAYTSVFADTLIRLTREDPRIVAVTPAMSGGSGLVKYAEVFPERMFDVGIAEQHACTFAAGLATQGLKPVFAVYSTFLQRAYDQLIHDVARQKLNVIFAVDRAGLVGADGETHQGAFDIAFMRAIPNMVIMAPKDENELRHMMKTAVAYDEGPIAFRYPRGNGLGVPLDEQLQVLPIGKAEIVQSGHGVAILSFGHVFELAEQAVRLLQAEGLSPMLVNARFCKPLDEELLSRLAQEQYDLVTVEEGSVSGGFGSAVLEFLAQNGYHHTRVKCLGIPDYFVEHGSVKEQRQEIGLTAETIAAQVRTLYPARKQRA; encoded by the coding sequence GTGTTGTTGGAGACGATACACAGCCCGGCTGATCTAAAAAAGCTGCGTGTTGCCCAACTGCCGCAGCTGGCTCAGGAAATCCGCGAATTTCTGGTGAAAAATCTGGCAGCGACCGGCGGACACCTGGCTTCCAATCTGGGAGTGGTGGAGCTGACCTTGGTCCTGCACTACCTGTTTGAGAGCCCGAAGGACAAGCTGATTTGGGATGTGGGGCATCAGGCGTACGTCCATAAGATCCTGACCGGACGTTCCGCCCAGTTCCCGTCGCTGCGCCAGTACAAAGGCTTGTGCGGGTTCCCCAAGATGAGCGAAAGCCCGCATGACGTATGGGAGACCGGCCACAGCAGCACTTCCTTGTCGGCGGCCATGGGAATGGCGACGGCGCGGGATTTAAAAGGGGAAACCTACCACGTCGTCGCGGTCATCGGCGATGGGGCGCTGACCGGCGGCATGGCCTTTGAGGCGCTGAATCACATCGGGGATGAGGGCAAAAACGTGATCGTGATTTTAAACGACAACGAGATGTCGATCGCCCCCAATGTCGGCGCGCTGCACAACTACCTGGGCAAGCTGAGGACCGGCCACAACTACCGCCGGGCCAAAGAGGAACTGGAACATCTGCTCAAGGCGATTCCCGCTGTGGGAGGCAAGCTTGCCCATTGGGCGGAGCGGTTGAAGGACAGTCTGAAGTATCTGCTCGTCTCCGGGATCTTGTTCGAGGAACTGGGCTTTACCTATATCGGTCCGATTGACGGCCACAATATCGAACTGCTCTACGACGCGCTGCGGACGGCTTCCAACACCAAGGGACCGATTCTCGTTCACGCGATCACCAAAAAAGGCAAAGGATACGCGCCGGCTGAGGCCGACTCCTTCAAATGGCACGGGATCGGCACGTACAAAATGGAGTCAGGCGAAGAAATCAAGGCGAAGTCAAAAGCGCCCGCCTACACCAGTGTGTTTGCCGACACGCTGATCCGCTTAACCCGCGAAGACCCGCGGATCGTTGCCGTCACCCCGGCGATGTCCGGCGGCTCCGGGCTGGTAAAATACGCGGAAGTGTTTCCGGAGCGGATGTTTGACGTCGGAATTGCCGAACAGCATGCCTGCACCTTTGCGGCCGGCTTGGCGACCCAAGGATTGAAGCCGGTGTTTGCGGTGTATTCGACGTTTCTGCAGCGGGCCTACGACCAGCTGATTCACGATGTGGCCCGCCAAAAGCTGAATGTCATCTTCGCGGTGGACCGGGCCGGCCTGGTGGGAGCGGACGGCGAGACCCACCAGGGCGCGTTCGACATCGCGTTCATGCGGGCGATCCCCAACATGGTGATCATGGCACCCAAAGACGAAAACGAGCTGCGGCACATGATGAAGACGGCTGTCGCGTACGATGAGGGACCGATTGCCTTCCGCTACCCGCGCGGCAACGGACTTGGCGTGCCGCTGGACGAGCAGCTGCAGGTGCTGCCGATCGGCAAGGCGGAGATCGTCCAGTCCGGACATGGTGTGGCGATTCTTTCCTTTGGCCACGTCTTTGAACTGGCGGAACAAGCTGTCCGGCTGCTGCAGGCGGAAGGGCTTTCCCCGATGCTGGTAAACGCCCGCTTTTGCAAGCCGCTCGACGAAGAGCTGCTGAGCAGGTTGGCGCAGGAGCAATACGACCTGGTGACGGTTGAAGAAGGAAGCGTCAGCGGCGGGTTTGGCAGCGCCGTGCTGGAGTTCCTCGCCCAGAACGGCTACCACCACACCAGGGTCAAATGCCTCGGCATCCCGGATTACTTCGTCGAGCACGGCAGCGTCAAAGAGCAGCGGCAGGAGATTGGCCTCACCGCCGAGACGATTGCGGCACAGGTCAGGACCTTGTATCCCGCACGCAAACAGAGGGCGTAA
- a CDS encoding DUF2759 family protein yields the protein MNLFDVLMFFFTILIALGVYRSFKAKNTFAVVYGAISLAVFLFSDALIIYYAFIKPVG from the coding sequence ATGAACTTGTTTGATGTGCTGATGTTTTTCTTCACGATTCTGATCGCGCTCGGCGTCTATCGTTCGTTTAAAGCGAAAAACACGTTTGCGGTGGTCTACGGTGCCATTTCGCTCGCCGTCTTTCTCTTCTCCGATGCCTTGATCATCTATTACGCTTTCATCAAGCCGGTCGGTTAA
- the steA gene encoding putative cytokinetic ring protein SteA yields the protein MLNKWKRVSSCSITSTLVADCKTKQLCRRIQPGQVALLRHEDVDEVAALSLLEARVKAVINTLPFLSGSFPATGAKRLLAAGIPLYEVHAADADRLMQLPDHTPVRIEENRLYIGAADQALVIPLQSVTAASIEHKWREAHQRLDHTLSQFIDNTLLYAHLEKDLFLKPLPKLRLRVHMANRHVVVVVRGKHYHQDLQMLASYIRECRPVLIAVDGGADALLEEGYQPDLIIGDMDSVSDRALCCGAEVVVHAYPDGRAPGRERVERLGIPHQIIPAPGTSEDVAMLLAYEEQAELIVTIGTHTNMIDFLEKGRKGMASTLLVRTKIGPKLIDAKGVSQLYQPRFSWGSWVLFAIAAVVPIVAILTVNPITRHAAQMIWKQWKMLTF from the coding sequence GTGTTGAACAAATGGAAGCGCGTCAGCTCCTGCTCAATCACCAGCACGCTGGTTGCCGACTGCAAAACGAAGCAGTTGTGCAGGCGGATCCAGCCGGGGCAAGTTGCCCTCTTGCGGCATGAAGACGTCGATGAGGTGGCGGCCCTTTCGCTGTTGGAAGCGCGGGTCAAGGCGGTGATCAACACGCTGCCGTTTTTGAGCGGCAGCTTTCCGGCGACGGGGGCCAAGCGGCTGCTTGCGGCGGGGATTCCGCTCTACGAAGTGCATGCTGCCGATGCGGATCGCTTGATGCAGCTTCCCGACCATACTCCTGTCCGGATTGAAGAAAATCGGCTTTACATAGGCGCGGCTGATCAGGCGCTGGTCATCCCGCTGCAGTCGGTGACGGCTGCCAGCATCGAGCACAAGTGGCGGGAAGCCCATCAGCGGCTGGACCACACGCTCTCCCAGTTTATTGACAACACCCTGCTGTATGCCCATCTGGAGAAGGACCTGTTTCTCAAACCGCTGCCCAAACTCAGGCTGCGCGTCCACATGGCCAACCGCCATGTCGTGGTCGTGGTCCGCGGCAAACATTATCACCAAGATCTGCAAATGCTCGCTTCCTACATTCGCGAGTGCCGGCCCGTCCTGATCGCTGTCGACGGAGGAGCCGATGCGCTCTTGGAAGAAGGCTACCAGCCCGATTTGATCATTGGCGACATGGACAGTGTGAGCGACCGCGCTCTGTGCTGCGGAGCGGAAGTGGTGGTTCACGCCTACCCGGACGGACGAGCCCCCGGCAGGGAACGGGTCGAACGATTGGGGATTCCTCATCAGATCATTCCGGCGCCCGGTACGAGCGAAGACGTGGCGATGCTCCTGGCTTACGAAGAGCAGGCGGAACTGATTGTGACCATCGGCACCCACACCAATATGATCGACTTTCTGGAAAAAGGGCGAAAAGGAATGGCCAGCACCCTGTTGGTGCGGACCAAGATCGGTCCCAAGCTGATCGACGCCAAGGGCGTAAGCCAGCTCTACCAACCGCGTTTTTCCTGGGGTTCCTGGGTCCTGTTTGCGATCGCCGCAGTCGTCCCGATTGTGGCGATTCTGACTGTCAATCCGATCACCCGCCACGCCGCGCAAATGATTTGGAAGCAGTGGAAAATGTTAACCTTTTAG
- a CDS encoding beta-class carbonic anhydrase has product MRRLDEILAYNRHFLEQKAYEQFQTTKFPDKGLVVLSCMDTRLVELLPKAMNLRNGDFKLIKNAGAIVSHPFGSIMRSILVAIYELKAEEVCVVGHHDCGMSAIDPDRLVAKMKERGVSAQTIRVLEHAGVDLRRWLRGFAQVEEAVKNSVAMIRNHPLLPRDVAVHGLIIDPHTGKLELVENGYDHR; this is encoded by the coding sequence ATGAGACGACTCGATGAAATCCTGGCATACAACCGTCATTTCCTGGAACAAAAAGCGTATGAGCAGTTCCAGACAACCAAGTTTCCGGACAAAGGACTGGTCGTGCTTTCCTGTATGGATACGCGGCTGGTGGAGCTCCTGCCGAAGGCGATGAATTTGCGCAACGGCGACTTTAAGTTGATCAAAAATGCCGGCGCGATCGTTTCCCATCCTTTCGGCAGCATCATGCGAAGCATTCTCGTCGCCATTTACGAATTGAAAGCGGAAGAAGTATGCGTGGTGGGCCACCACGACTGCGGGATGAGCGCGATTGATCCGGACCGGCTGGTGGCGAAGATGAAAGAGCGCGGGGTCTCCGCCCAGACCATCCGCGTGCTGGAGCATGCCGGCGTCGATTTGCGGCGCTGGCTGCGCGGATTCGCTCAGGTGGAGGAGGCGGTCAAGAACAGCGTTGCCATGATCCGCAATCACCCCCTGCTGCCTCGCGATGTCGCCGTCCACGGCCTGATCATCGACCCGCACACGGGAAAGCTTGAGCTGGTGGAGAATGGCTACGATCACAGGTGA
- a CDS encoding copper transporter: MVNVRYHLVTIAAIFLALGIGILLGGTAGQSWFAARQQEFLLKMEEKYDQALRSNNELKQQVNELIVQVERNNEEVIHLMAARYAGDLQGQKLYVWRPDGLEMAHLERVLASVGVQTVPFQPAQSDYSYPLLLFGKERPAWVAALPAECKWLHVEAVPDSPAKQWQLLENVQLLLKEMRWEHEKS; this comes from the coding sequence ATGGTCAACGTACGCTATCACTTGGTGACAATTGCAGCGATTTTCCTGGCACTGGGAATCGGCATCCTGTTGGGGGGGACGGCCGGTCAGTCCTGGTTTGCCGCCCGGCAGCAGGAGTTTCTGCTCAAGATGGAAGAAAAGTACGATCAGGCCCTGCGCAGCAACAACGAATTGAAGCAGCAGGTGAATGAGTTGATCGTGCAGGTGGAACGAAACAACGAAGAAGTGATCCATTTGATGGCGGCTCGCTACGCCGGCGATTTGCAGGGACAAAAATTGTACGTATGGCGTCCGGACGGTTTGGAGATGGCCCACCTGGAGCGCGTGCTCGCCTCCGTTGGCGTGCAGACGGTACCGTTTCAGCCGGCTCAGTCCGATTACTCCTACCCGCTCTTGTTGTTTGGCAAGGAGCGGCCGGCCTGGGTGGCGGCGCTTCCCGCAGAATGCAAATGGCTCCACGTGGAAGCCGTCCCCGATTCGCCCGCCAAGCAGTGGCAGCTCTTGGAAAATGTGCAGCTGCTGCTCAAGGAGATGAGGTGGGAACATGAAAAAAGTTAG
- a CDS encoding TlyA family RNA methyltransferase, producing MKKERLDVLLVERGHYPTREKAKAAVMAGLVLVDGERCDKPGTKLPPDAAITVKGEAHPYVSRGGLKLEKALRQFALDLAGKVVMDIGASTGGFTDCALKHGARKVYAIDVGYGQLAWQLRQDERVVVMERTNFRQLDPAQFHDERPDAATIDVSFISLRLILPVLYGFLKDGGDVVALVKPQFEAGREHVGKNGIVRNPAVHRQVLAEVSGFAESLGFAVKGIGYSPITGGEGNIEFLLHLAKAPAESGMSADDRAGAIRQVVQEAHHSL from the coding sequence ATGAAAAAAGAACGACTGGACGTGCTGCTCGTCGAACGCGGCCACTACCCGACGCGGGAAAAAGCGAAAGCGGCGGTGATGGCTGGGTTGGTGCTGGTTGACGGCGAGCGCTGCGACAAACCGGGGACCAAGCTGCCGCCCGATGCGGCCATCACGGTCAAAGGGGAGGCCCATCCCTACGTCAGCCGCGGCGGCCTGAAGCTGGAAAAGGCGCTGCGCCAGTTTGCCCTGGATTTGGCCGGCAAAGTGGTGATGGACATCGGCGCCTCGACGGGCGGATTTACCGACTGCGCCCTCAAGCACGGCGCGCGCAAGGTCTACGCGATCGATGTCGGCTACGGCCAACTGGCCTGGCAGCTGCGCCAGGATGAGCGGGTGGTGGTGATGGAGCGGACCAACTTTCGCCAGCTCGACCCCGCCCAGTTCCACGACGAACGACCGGATGCCGCGACGATTGACGTCTCCTTTATCTCGCTGCGCCTGATCCTGCCGGTCCTCTACGGTTTTCTGAAAGACGGCGGCGATGTGGTCGCACTCGTGAAGCCGCAGTTCGAAGCGGGCAGGGAACATGTCGGCAAGAACGGCATCGTCCGCAACCCTGCCGTGCACCGGCAGGTGTTGGCCGAGGTGAGCGGCTTTGCCGAATCGCTTGGGTTTGCCGTAAAGGGGATCGGTTATTCGCCGATTACCGGCGGCGAAGGCAACATCGAATTCCTGCTTCACCTCGCCAAGGCACCGGCGGAAAGCGGCATGAGTGCCGACGACCGGGCAGGCGCCATCCGCCAGGTTGTCCAGGAAGCGCATCACTCCCTCTGA
- the ahrC gene encoding transcriptional regulator AhrC/ArgR — MTKGQRHIKIREIIANHEVETQDELVDYLRQSGFNVTQATVSRDIKELHLVKVPLADGRYKYSLPADNKFNPLQKLKRALVDSFVSIDYAENLIVMKTMPGNAMAVAALIDNLQWPEVVGTIGGDDTILLICRSKALAREVTQRFLEML; from the coding sequence ATGACCAAAGGACAGCGTCACATCAAAATTCGCGAAATCATCGCCAACCACGAGGTGGAGACGCAGGACGAACTGGTTGACTACCTGCGGCAGAGCGGTTTCAACGTAACCCAGGCGACCGTGTCGCGCGACATCAAGGAACTGCATCTGGTGAAGGTGCCGCTTGCCGACGGACGGTACAAGTATTCCCTGCCGGCTGACAACAAGTTTAACCCGCTGCAAAAGTTGAAACGGGCGCTGGTCGACAGCTTTGTCAGCATCGATTACGCCGAGAATCTGATCGTCATGAAGACGATGCCCGGCAACGCCATGGCCGTCGCCGCCTTGATTGACAATCTGCAGTGGCCGGAAGTGGTGGGAACGATCGGCGGTGACGACACGATTCTGCTAATCTGCCGCTCGAAGGCGCTCGCCCGCGAGGTCACGCAGCGTTTTTTGGAGATGCTGTAG
- the recN gene encoding DNA repair protein RecN has translation MLHELTIRNFAIIKSVTISFRRGLNILTGETGAGKSIIIDAIGLLLGERGSADFVRHGEKRAEVEGLFELPADSPAFAICEGFGVQVEADGMLVVRRDISQQGKSVIRINGQLVTLAMLRELGPWLVQIHGQHDAITLMQSEKHIEWLDAYGEAELADTKQEYARLYNAYRKMRQDLERMARNERELAQRIDLLQYQLKEIEEAALEPGEDEKLLAQRKKWSNVEKVFAGIEHAYQALSGEQRGLDWLAHAMSELERVLPYDDSLAPVVEAIRSAYYQIEDAVHSLAQLKEQLEYSPAELAAVEERLDLIYRLRRKYGKSVNDILEYAAAIQDELEEMQHYDERLQKLEAHLAELAADLAVEALELSSKRRELAARLAKAIEEQLHELCMERARFAIEVRQLEDEQGIEVAGVKRQINANGIDQVEFMIAPNPGEPLRPLAKIASGGELSRVMLAIKTILAASDQVETFIFDEIDTGVSGRAAQAIAEKLARVARHRQVLCISHLPQVASMADVHFLIHKEIGEEQTVTHVTPLSDEERVIELARMLGGAEVTEKTKEHAREMIQLGKQRKAVNAD, from the coding sequence ATGCTGCACGAACTGACGATCCGCAATTTTGCCATCATCAAATCAGTGACGATTTCCTTTCGGCGCGGCTTGAACATCCTGACGGGGGAAACGGGCGCGGGCAAGTCGATCATCATCGACGCGATCGGCCTTTTGCTCGGGGAGCGCGGTTCCGCCGACTTTGTCCGGCACGGCGAGAAGCGGGCGGAAGTGGAAGGGTTGTTCGAGCTGCCGGCGGATTCGCCCGCTTTCGCCATTTGCGAAGGGTTCGGCGTGCAGGTGGAAGCGGACGGCATGCTGGTGGTGAGGCGGGACATCTCGCAGCAGGGGAAAAGCGTGATTCGCATCAATGGCCAGCTGGTGACATTGGCGATGCTGCGGGAACTGGGGCCGTGGCTGGTGCAGATTCACGGTCAGCACGACGCGATCACGCTGATGCAGAGCGAGAAGCACATCGAGTGGCTGGACGCCTACGGCGAAGCGGAGCTGGCGGACACCAAACAGGAGTACGCGCGGCTCTATAACGCCTACCGCAAGATGAGGCAGGATTTGGAGCGGATGGCCCGCAACGAGCGGGAGCTGGCGCAGCGCATCGATCTGCTGCAATACCAGCTGAAGGAAATTGAGGAGGCGGCGCTGGAACCCGGCGAAGATGAAAAACTGCTCGCGCAGCGCAAAAAGTGGAGCAACGTGGAGAAAGTGTTTGCCGGCATCGAGCACGCCTATCAGGCTCTCTCCGGCGAGCAGCGCGGGCTGGATTGGCTGGCTCACGCGATGAGCGAGCTGGAGCGCGTCTTGCCCTATGACGACAGCCTGGCGCCGGTGGTGGAAGCGATCCGCTCCGCCTACTACCAGATTGAGGATGCGGTACACAGCCTGGCCCAGCTGAAGGAACAGCTGGAGTATTCCCCCGCGGAGCTGGCCGCGGTGGAGGAGCGGCTTGATCTGATCTACCGCTTGCGCCGCAAGTACGGCAAAAGCGTCAACGACATTCTCGAATACGCGGCGGCGATCCAAGATGAACTGGAGGAGATGCAGCACTACGACGAGCGCCTGCAAAAGCTGGAGGCTCATCTGGCGGAATTGGCCGCCGATCTGGCCGTGGAGGCGCTGGAATTGAGCAGCAAGCGCCGCGAACTGGCCGCCCGGCTGGCAAAAGCGATCGAGGAACAGCTGCACGAATTGTGTATGGAGCGGGCGCGGTTCGCGATTGAGGTGAGACAGCTGGAGGATGAACAGGGCATCGAAGTGGCGGGGGTGAAACGGCAGATCAACGCCAACGGCATCGACCAGGTCGAGTTTATGATCGCCCCCAATCCCGGCGAACCGCTGCGGCCGCTGGCCAAGATTGCATCGGGCGGCGAACTCTCCCGCGTGATGCTGGCGATTAAAACGATCCTCGCGGCGAGCGATCAGGTGGAGACGTTCATCTTCGACGAAATTGATACCGGCGTCAGCGGGCGGGCCGCACAAGCGATCGCCGAGAAACTGGCGCGCGTCGCGCGGCACCGGCAGGTTCTCTGCATCTCCCATTTACCGCAGGTGGCCTCCATGGCGGACGTGCACTTCCTGATTCACAAAGAAATCGGCGAAGAGCAGACGGTCACCCACGTTACGCCGCTCAGCGACGAGGAACGGGTGATCGAGCTGGCGCGCATGCTGGGGGGCGCGGAAGTGACGGAAAAAACCAAAGAACACGCGCGGGAAATGATCCAGTTGGGAAAACAACGTAAGGCTGTCAATGCTGATTGA